The Pseudomonas sp. SCA2728.1_7 DNA segment GCAACGCCTCAGTACCCAGCCCGGTTCCGCGCCATTGCGCGTCGATCCACAGGTAATTGACAAACAGGCGCCGGAATTCGGTTCTGCCGGTAGCGCCGCCAATCAGTGTTCCATCCTCCATCAGCGCACAGGCGATGGCTTCCGCTCGCCCGCCGCGCGCCTCAGACAAGGCTCGGCCATGCCGTAAGACGCCGTCACTGATGGCCTTCATGGTGTCCGCATTGATGTCGCGAACGGTAAGCCATTCCCTCATTGCTGCTCTCCATTGTTAAAAGGCCTTGGCGCATTCAAGCAAAAGAGGAGCCAACCTGCGATCTGCCCAGCAGCAACCCCTGCTCCGCCTCACACAACCCCACCACATAATCCCAGACCACCCGCAGCCGCACCGACTTGTGCAACTCGCGCCGCGTGCTGATCCAGTAACTGCGCTCAATGCTTTCATCCGGCAGTAATGGGACAAGGTCAGGGTCAGATGACGCCATGTAGCACGGCAACACCGCAATGCCCAATCCCGACCGCGCCGCTTCCTGCTGGGCAATAACGCTGGTGCTATGGAACACAACCCGAGGGCTGCGGCAGAAGCTGTTGAGAAACATCAGTTCCTGGCTGAACAGCAAATCATCGACATAACCGATCCACGCATGCCGCCCGAGGTCTTCGCGGCTTTGCAGCGGCGGCGCCTTATCGAGATAGCGTTGGCTGGCGTAGAGCGCCAAGCGATAGTCCGTAAGCTTGCGCGTGACGAGCATGTCTGCCGCCGGGCGCTCCAGATGAATGCTGATTTCCGCCTCGCGGTTGAGGATGCTGACAAAGCGTGGCACGGCGACCAGTTCCACTTCCAATCCCGGATAGCGCTCGAACAAGCCGATCATGCGGCTGG contains these protein-coding regions:
- a CDS encoding GNAT family N-acetyltransferase — encoded protein: MREWLTVRDINADTMKAISDGVLRHGRALSEARGGRAEAIACALMEDGTLIGGATGRTEFRRLFVNYLWIDAQWRGTGLGTEALHKLEALAVERACVDALIETLDDDVARWYTRCGYRLIAHVPEYCGPWSRHTLLKTLGATQGNAADDQ
- a CDS encoding LysR family transcriptional regulator, translated to MFDWNDLRFFLELQRSGRLLTAARRLNTTHATVARHIEAIEKSLGTALFVQHAQGYEMTPAGEALLKHAEAMENVALLAQEEITQSTAPLGKIRVGVTEGLGIKFLASRMIGLFERYPGLEVELVAVPRFVSILNREAEISIHLERPAADMLVTRKLTDYRLALYASQRYLDKAPPLQSREDLGRHAWIGYVDDLLFSQELMFLNSFCRSPRVVFHSTSVIAQQEAARSGLGIAVLPCYMASSDPDLVPLLPDESIERSYWISTRRELHKSVRLRVVWDYVVGLCEAEQGLLLGRSQVGSSFA